Proteins encoded by one window of Marinitoga litoralis:
- a CDS encoding MalY/PatB family protein translates to MKYVDRRGTYSVKWDWYEWNKNLFLDKDVLPMWVADMDFEAPEKVIKVLKERIEHGAYGYTFRPRKLKENIVSWLEYKHNWKVDKNWILSTHGVIPALNFSIQLYTNPGDKILIQTPVYPPFMSSVKNNNRELVINELVLKDNRYEIDFDDFEEKLKESKMFILCSPHNPIGRVWSKEELERIGKLCLKHDVLIISDEIHADLTFENVNHTPIASISDDIAQNTITLMAPSKTFNIAGLHYSYTIIKNTELRKIFKKWIIQSGLYGHNLTSIIAANAAYKYGKNWLNKTMEYIEENYYYVKEYFEKNIPEVKVIKSEGTFLVWLDFRQLNLSQNELRELLEKKAKVGLNSGDTFGPGGKGFMRMNIATSRENIEETCKRIKNALR, encoded by the coding sequence ATGAAATATGTGGACAGAAGAGGGACATATTCCGTGAAATGGGATTGGTATGAGTGGAATAAAAATTTATTTTTAGATAAAGATGTATTACCTATGTGGGTTGCAGACATGGATTTTGAAGCTCCAGAAAAAGTTATAAAGGTTTTAAAGGAAAGAATAGAACATGGGGCATATGGTTATACATTTAGACCTAGGAAATTAAAAGAAAACATTGTTAGTTGGCTTGAATATAAGCATAATTGGAAAGTTGATAAAAACTGGATATTGTCCACACATGGTGTAATACCAGCATTAAACTTTTCCATTCAATTATATACAAATCCAGGTGATAAAATATTAATCCAGACACCTGTTTATCCCCCTTTCATGAGTTCTGTTAAAAATAATAATAGGGAATTGGTTATAAACGAATTAGTATTAAAAGATAATAGATATGAAATTGACTTTGATGATTTTGAGGAAAAATTGAAAGAATCAAAGATGTTTATCCTTTGTAGCCCACATAATCCAATTGGGCGAGTTTGGAGTAAAGAAGAATTGGAAAGAATAGGTAAATTATGTTTGAAACATGATGTATTAATAATATCAGATGAAATACATGCAGATTTAACATTTGAAAATGTGAATCACACACCAATAGCTTCTATTTCAGATGATATAGCACAAAACACTATTACATTAATGGCTCCAAGTAAAACATTTAATATTGCTGGACTTCATTATTCATACACCATTATTAAAAATACAGAATTGCGAAAAATATTTAAAAAATGGATTATTCAAAGCGGTTTATATGGGCACAATTTAACTTCAATTATAGCTGCAAACGCAGCATATAAATATGGTAAAAATTGGTTAAATAAAACAATGGAATATATTGAAGAGAATTATTATTATGTAAAAGAATACTTTGAAAAAAATATTCCAGAAGTAAAAGTAATAAAATCTGAAGGGACTTTTTTAGTATGGCTTGATTTTAGACAACTAAATTTAAGTCAAAATGAGTTAAGAGAATTATTAGAAAAAAAGGCTAAGGTTGGTTTAAATTCTGGTGATACCTTTGGACCAGGCGGCAAAGGTTTTATGAGAATGAATATTGCAACATCAAGAGAAAATATAGAAGAAACGTGTAAGAGAATTAAAAATGCACTTAGATAA